One part of the Vibrio hyugaensis genome encodes these proteins:
- a CDS encoding LruC domain-containing protein, with amino-acid sequence MKRTSLLLGSLLVSAYANAAPFDTCPSKAYLFQSTPVQVYGVNLVTGSTVLLEDDTGLASGINGVGFNFTDRYIYGYDTTNKKIVRLGEDFQAETLNVSGLPTDHTFYVGDVYNHVYYLYRKGKGLFSIDLSPLDSDPNATLSITQITSNANVNLTDFAFHPGNGFLYGIDNNSGVLYRFDPSNGNAAAIGDTGETGTFGAGYFDVNGNYYVSRNQDGKIYRIDLSDDNAANIAAGIVPAVEFVSNGPSSSQNDGARCANAPVIDEDDPIDFGDAPDSHNTTLSSNGPRHEVDGITWLGAIGPDGDTDGQADDNAVGTADEDGVGFVAALDPGLSSVIEVTASTSGYLSAWFDWNRDGDFDDEGEQVFTNELLAAGSNSLPFIVSTAATAGSSWSRFRFSQQTDLNYDGGSTSGEVEDHPITITANGYAVEHFPSADDYASVAYEDNWPYTADYDMNDVVVDLQMTETTLAGHVEHIKISGKLVAYGATYKNGFAIRLPGISRNSIETTLTTLTFDGVEQASSGLETISDEAIFIIGEDMSVHAGASNGCTFFRTESDCDTNTALLNFTLNIYFTEGSDRSALTAMPYDPFIFATPDTYHGEGITFQPGRKWEVHLPGQAPTEQFDTTLYGRGVDASLNGSNNYFKTATYLPWALLIVEDWEWPLERVDMVEAYPAFQAWAESGGTESQNWHQSPTADKCYSRP; translated from the coding sequence ATGAAAAGGACATCACTACTACTTGGGTCTCTTTTGGTTAGCGCATACGCAAATGCTGCACCATTTGATACCTGCCCAAGCAAAGCATATTTATTTCAATCTACGCCAGTTCAAGTCTATGGGGTAAATCTAGTTACTGGTTCAACGGTTTTACTAGAAGACGATACTGGATTGGCATCGGGCATTAATGGTGTAGGCTTTAATTTTACCGACCGCTACATCTACGGCTACGACACAACCAATAAAAAGATCGTCCGTTTAGGTGAGGATTTCCAAGCCGAAACCTTAAATGTTTCGGGCTTACCCACCGACCATACCTTTTACGTAGGTGACGTATATAACCATGTTTACTACCTCTACCGAAAAGGTAAAGGTCTGTTCTCTATCGATCTCTCACCGCTGGATTCTGACCCAAATGCAACGTTAAGCATTACTCAAATCACATCAAACGCGAATGTGAATTTGACAGATTTTGCTTTTCACCCAGGGAATGGCTTTCTATACGGCATCGATAATAACTCGGGCGTACTTTACCGATTTGACCCAAGTAATGGTAATGCAGCGGCAATTGGCGATACCGGTGAAACAGGTACATTTGGCGCTGGCTATTTTGATGTAAATGGTAACTACTACGTATCAAGAAACCAAGACGGCAAAATCTATCGTATCGACTTATCAGACGATAATGCTGCAAACATCGCTGCAGGTATTGTCCCTGCTGTAGAGTTTGTATCTAACGGTCCAAGTTCAAGCCAAAATGACGGTGCTCGCTGTGCCAACGCTCCGGTGATTGACGAAGATGATCCAATCGATTTCGGTGATGCCCCAGACAGCCACAACACAACATTGAGCTCCAACGGACCACGTCATGAAGTCGATGGTATTACCTGGCTTGGTGCTATTGGGCCAGATGGCGATACTGATGGACAAGCAGACGATAACGCAGTCGGTACAGCAGATGAAGACGGCGTTGGTTTTGTTGCAGCACTCGACCCTGGTTTAAGCTCCGTGATTGAGGTAACTGCTTCTACCTCAGGCTATCTATCCGCATGGTTTGACTGGAACCGAGACGGTGACTTTGATGATGAAGGCGAGCAAGTTTTCACCAACGAGCTTCTAGCTGCTGGCAGCAACTCTCTTCCGTTCATTGTTTCTACCGCAGCAACAGCGGGTTCAAGTTGGAGTCGCTTCCGCTTTAGTCAACAAACTGATCTTAACTATGATGGTGGTTCAACGTCTGGTGAAGTGGAAGACCACCCGATTACGATCACTGCAAATGGCTACGCTGTTGAACATTTCCCAAGTGCAGACGATTATGCGTCCGTCGCTTATGAAGACAACTGGCCATATACTGCGGACTACGACATGAACGATGTCGTGGTTGACCTCCAAATGACAGAAACCACCTTAGCTGGTCACGTCGAACATATCAAAATCTCCGGTAAACTGGTTGCCTACGGTGCAACCTATAAAAACGGTTTTGCTATCCGACTACCGGGCATATCGAGAAACAGTATCGAGACTACGTTGACAACATTGACGTTCGACGGTGTAGAACAGGCGTCGAGTGGACTGGAAACCATCTCTGATGAAGCAATATTTATCATTGGTGAAGACATGAGTGTTCACGCAGGGGCCAGTAACGGCTGTACCTTCTTTAGAACCGAATCTGACTGTGATACCAATACTGCGTTATTGAATTTCACGCTCAATATTTACTTTACCGAAGGTTCCGATCGTTCAGCTCTCACTGCTATGCCATATGACCCGTTCATCTTTGCAACACCAGATACTTACCATGGTGAAGGCATTACTTTCCAACCTGGTCGAAAATGGGAAGTTCACTTACCAGGACAAGCACCAACCGAGCAGTTCGACACGACCTTGTATGGTCGAGGTGTGGATGCAAGTTTGAACGGTTCAAACAACTACTTCAAAACGGCAACTTACCTTCCTTGGGCCCTACTGATTGTAGAAGATTGGGAATGGCCCCTAGAACGAGTTGACATGGTTGAAGCGTACCCCGCATTCCAAGCTTGGGCTGAATCAGGCGGTACAGAGAGTCAAAACTGGCACCAATCACCAACAGCCGACAAATGCTACAGCCGTCCATAG
- a CDS encoding alkanal monooxygenase — MKFGNFLLTYQPPELDQTEVMKRLVNLGKASEGCGFDTVWLLEHHFTEFGLLGNPYVAAAHLLGATQNLNVGTAAIVLPTAHPVRQAEDVNLLDQMSKGRFRFGICRGLYDKDFRVFGTDMDNSRALMDCWYDLMKEGFNERYMAADNEHIKFPRVQLNPAAHTKGGAPVYVVAESASTTEWAAQRGLPMILSWIINTHEKKAQLDLYNEIAAEHGYDVTQIDHCLSYITSVDHNSEKAKDICRNFLGHWYDSYVNATTIFDDSNQTKGYDFNKGQWRDFVLKGHKDTNRRIDYSYEINPVGTPEECIAIIQQDIDATGINNICCGFEANGSEEEIIASMKLFQSDVMPYLKEKQ; from the coding sequence ATGAAATTTGGAAATTTCCTTCTCACTTACCAACCACCTGAGTTAGATCAGACAGAAGTGATGAAGCGATTGGTTAATCTTGGCAAAGCCTCTGAAGGTTGTGGTTTCGATACCGTTTGGCTACTAGAGCATCACTTTACCGAGTTCGGGCTATTAGGTAACCCATATGTGGCCGCTGCACACTTACTTGGTGCGACTCAAAACCTTAATGTTGGTACCGCTGCGATTGTATTACCAACGGCGCATCCTGTTCGACAAGCTGAAGATGTGAACTTGCTTGATCAAATGTCGAAAGGGCGATTCCGCTTTGGTATTTGTCGCGGGTTGTACGATAAAGACTTTCGTGTATTTGGGACTGACATGGATAACAGCCGTGCGCTGATGGATTGTTGGTATGACTTGATGAAGGAAGGTTTTAACGAACGCTATATGGCGGCAGACAACGAGCATATCAAGTTTCCTAGAGTCCAACTGAATCCAGCAGCACACACTAAAGGCGGAGCTCCAGTTTATGTGGTAGCAGAGTCAGCATCGACAACGGAATGGGCAGCACAACGCGGTCTACCAATGATTTTAAGTTGGATCATCAACACGCATGAAAAGAAAGCCCAGCTCGACCTTTACAATGAAATCGCGGCGGAGCATGGTTACGACGTTACCCAAATTGACCACTGCCTATCTTACATTACCTCGGTTGATCATAATTCAGAGAAAGCCAAAGACATTTGCCGAAACTTCCTTGGCCATTGGTATGACTCTTACGTGAATGCCACCACCATTTTTGACGACTCCAATCAGACCAAAGGGTACGACTTTAACAAAGGCCAATGGCGTGACTTTGTTTTGAAAGGTCATAAAGACACGAATCGTCGTATTGATTACAGCTACGAAATCAATCCAGTAGGCACGCCTGAAGAATGTATCGCAATTATCCAGCAGGATATTGATGCGACGGGCATCAACAACATTTGCTGCGGTTTTGAAGCTAACGGTTCAGAAGAAGAAATCATCGCATCCATGAAGCTCTTTCAATCTGATGTGATGCCATACCTCAAAGAGAAACAGTAA
- a CDS encoding acyl transferase: MKNQCKTISHVLSVNNGQEIHVWETPSNESVPKKNNTILIASGFARRMDHFAGLAEYLSENGFHVFRYDSLHHVGLSSGTIDEFTMTTGKNSLCMVYHWLQQKGISNIGLIAASLSARVAYEVIADLELSFLITAVGVVNLRDTLEKALGFDYLSLPIDELPNDLDFEGHKLGSEVFVRDCFEHHWDTLESTLAKVANTSVPLIAFTANNDDWVEQEEVYGMLGKISSGNCKLYSLLGSSHDLGENLVVLRNFYQSVTKAAIAMDGGRLEIDVDFVEPDFEQLTIATVNERRLKAEIESRSPEMA, encoded by the coding sequence ATGAAAAACCAATGCAAGACTATTTCTCACGTGTTGAGCGTGAATAATGGTCAGGAAATTCATGTCTGGGAAACACCATCGAATGAAAGTGTGCCCAAAAAAAATAATACCATTCTTATTGCTTCTGGGTTTGCCAGAAGAATGGATCATTTCGCAGGCCTCGCAGAGTACTTGTCTGAAAATGGGTTCCATGTTTTCCGCTATGACTCACTTCACCACGTCGGTTTGAGTTCAGGTACCATCGATGAGTTTACGATGACCACTGGAAAAAACAGTTTATGTATGGTCTATCACTGGCTACAACAAAAGGGCATTTCGAACATCGGCCTCATTGCGGCAAGTTTGTCAGCGCGTGTGGCTTATGAGGTCATTGCTGATCTTGAACTGTCTTTCCTCATTACTGCTGTTGGCGTTGTTAATTTGCGTGACACGTTGGAAAAAGCGCTTGGGTTTGACTATCTCAGTTTACCTATCGATGAGTTGCCAAACGATCTTGATTTCGAAGGGCACAAGCTTGGCTCTGAAGTGTTTGTTCGAGATTGTTTTGAACATCATTGGGATACATTGGAATCTACGCTTGCCAAGGTGGCCAATACGTCCGTTCCGTTAATTGCTTTTACTGCCAATAACGATGATTGGGTAGAGCAAGAGGAAGTGTACGGTATGCTCGGAAAGATCAGCAGTGGCAATTGCAAACTGTACTCCCTGCTTGGGAGCTCCCACGACTTAGGTGAGAACTTAGTCGTCCTCCGCAACTTTTATCAATCCGTGACGAAAGCCGCGATCGCGATGGATGGCGGCCGTTTAGAAATCGATGTTGATTTTGTCGAGCCCGATTTCGAGCAGCTTACCATCGCGACGGTCAATGAGCGCCGTCTAAAAGCAGAAATCGAAAGTCGCTCGCCAGAAATGGCTTAA
- a CDS encoding aldehyde dehydrogenase family protein, whose amino-acid sequence MEKHLPLIINGQIVSTEGKGYEITFEEKKVKIDSLNHEILSQILHYDFLSDLNVNNIINFLYTVGQRWKNEEYSRRRAYIRSLITYLGYSPQMAKLEANWIAMILCSKSALYDIINTELGSTHLQDEWLPQGECYVRAFPKGRVMHLLAGNVPLSGVTSILRGILTKNQCIVRMSASDPFTAHALAMSFIDVNPDHPISKSISVLYWPHKADTTLAEELISHMDAVVAWGGQDAIDWAVKHSPSHIDVLKFGPKKSFTVLDEPTNLEEAASGVAHDICFYDQNACFSTQNIYFCGDNYEAFKEKLVEKLCLYENILPKSRQSFDEEALFSFTRLECQFSGLNVISEPDNKWMIIESEAGVEYNHPLSRCVYIHKINKVEDIVDYIAKHKTQTISFYPWSSSTKYRDIFAKKGVERIVESGMNNIFRAGGAHDAMRPLQRLVRFVSHERPYSFTTKDVSVEIEQTRFLEEDKFLVFVP is encoded by the coding sequence ATGGAAAAACACTTACCATTGATTATAAATGGTCAAATAGTTTCTACTGAGGGAAAAGGTTATGAGATCACTTTTGAAGAAAAAAAAGTAAAGATAGATTCTCTGAACCATGAAATTTTGTCACAAATACTTCATTATGACTTTTTGAGTGATCTAAATGTAAATAATATTATCAATTTTCTTTATACAGTAGGTCAACGTTGGAAGAACGAAGAATATTCGAGAAGAAGAGCGTATATTAGATCTCTAATTACCTATTTGGGGTATTCTCCACAAATGGCAAAGTTAGAGGCAAATTGGATCGCGATGATTCTCTGCTCTAAAAGTGCATTATATGACATTATTAATACCGAGCTTGGGTCTACGCATCTCCAAGATGAGTGGTTACCTCAAGGAGAGTGCTATGTAAGAGCCTTTCCTAAAGGGCGAGTCATGCACTTGCTTGCTGGCAATGTCCCTCTCTCTGGTGTGACATCAATATTGCGCGGTATCTTAACTAAAAATCAATGTATCGTTCGAATGTCGGCTTCTGATCCATTTACTGCCCATGCGTTAGCGATGAGTTTCATCGACGTTAATCCTGACCACCCAATTTCTAAGTCGATCTCTGTATTGTATTGGCCTCATAAAGCGGATACGACGCTTGCGGAAGAGCTCATCAGTCATATGGATGCGGTTGTTGCTTGGGGCGGGCAGGATGCGATTGATTGGGCGGTTAAGCATTCACCTTCACACATTGATGTTTTGAAATTTGGTCCTAAAAAAAGTTTCACGGTTTTAGATGAGCCGACTAACTTGGAAGAAGCGGCTTCTGGCGTCGCTCACGATATTTGTTTTTATGACCAGAATGCTTGCTTCTCTACCCAAAATATATACTTTTGTGGAGACAACTACGAAGCTTTTAAGGAAAAGTTAGTAGAGAAATTATGTCTTTATGAAAATATTCTCCCGAAGTCTAGGCAAAGTTTTGATGAAGAAGCTTTGTTTTCATTTACTCGATTAGAGTGCCAATTCTCAGGTCTTAACGTTATATCGGAACCGGATAATAAGTGGATGATTATAGAATCAGAAGCTGGTGTTGAATATAACCACCCTTTAAGTCGTTGTGTTTATATCCACAAAATAAATAAGGTGGAAGATATTGTTGATTATATCGCCAAGCATAAAACTCAAACGATTTCTTTTTATCCTTGGAGTTCTTCAACTAAATACCGAGATATCTTTGCTAAAAAAGGTGTTGAGCGAATAGTTGAATCAGGAATGAACAATATATTTAGAGCAGGCGGTGCACATGATGCGATGCGACCACTACAACGCTTAGTTCGATTTGTGTCTCATGAAAGGCCATATAGCTTCACCACCAAGGATGTATCTGTAGAAATAGAGCAAACCCGATTTCTTGAAGAAGATAAGTTCTTGGTTTTCGTCCCTTAA
- a CDS encoding sulfurtransferase, with the protein MQALITTDELKNLLGQANLKLLDASITFQIPSEGKKIQNQWIPDTLRFDYDNDFSLLGSSLPHMMPTEAEFNSNAQQLGLNNEDLIILYDNSGTLASPRAWWMLKAMGHEKVRVLNGGLPAWIDAGLPVVDALIQPKELGNFSGKLNKKAFLSAKAVLSHSTNQSANIVDARSKARFLGEVPEPREGLRSGHIPGAVCLPFQELLTDGHIKPNSELQQIFSALTINNDKPIIFSCGSGVTACILLLAAYQLGMQKLSVYDGSWTEWGAEQSLPIEY; encoded by the coding sequence ATGCAAGCACTGATTACTACCGATGAATTGAAAAACCTCTTAGGTCAAGCCAATCTGAAGCTCCTAGATGCGAGCATTACTTTTCAAATTCCATCTGAAGGCAAGAAAATCCAAAACCAATGGATTCCTGATACGTTGCGCTTTGATTACGACAATGACTTTAGTTTACTCGGCTCTTCCCTGCCACACATGATGCCTACTGAAGCAGAGTTCAACAGCAATGCACAGCAGCTAGGGTTAAACAACGAGGATTTAATCATCCTCTATGACAACTCAGGTACATTAGCCTCACCAAGAGCTTGGTGGATGTTAAAGGCAATGGGACATGAAAAGGTTCGAGTCTTGAATGGCGGTCTTCCTGCATGGATAGATGCGGGCCTTCCTGTTGTAGATGCTCTTATTCAACCAAAGGAGCTAGGTAACTTTTCTGGCAAATTGAATAAAAAAGCGTTCCTGAGTGCGAAAGCTGTTCTCTCTCACTCAACCAATCAGAGCGCCAATATTGTTGATGCGCGCTCTAAAGCACGATTCTTAGGTGAAGTACCAGAACCTAGAGAAGGTCTACGTAGCGGGCACATTCCGGGGGCAGTTTGCTTGCCGTTTCAAGAACTCTTAACGGACGGTCACATTAAACCAAATTCAGAGTTGCAACAGATATTTAGCGCACTAACAATAAATAATGACAAACCAATCATTTTCAGTTGTGGCTCAGGTGTCACAGCGTGCATTTTGTTATTGGCTGCTTATCAGTTAGGCATGCAAAAACTGTCCGTCTATGATGGGTCATGGACTGAATGGGGCGCAGAGCAATCCCTACCAATCGAGTACTAA
- a CDS encoding alkanal monooxygenase, whose translation MKFGLFFLNFLNSKRSSDQVIEEMLDTAHYADQLSFDTVAVYENHFSNFGAVGAPLTVAGFLLGMTQNLKVGSLNHVITTHHPVRVAEEACLLDQMSEGRFVFGFSDSEKSADMRFFNRPTDAQFQVFDACYEIINDAFSTGYCHPDNDFFSFPKISVNPHAYTEGGPAQFVNATSKEVVEWAAKRGLALVFKWDDSNALRQEYAMLYNDVANEHGVDIASVRHKLTLLVNQNPDGDKARAETHEYLAEYVRESYPNSDFSTKMSELLSENAIGTYEESTQAARIAIECCGASDVLMSFESIADKTQQRAVIDVVNANIVKYHA comes from the coding sequence ATGAAATTTGGATTATTCTTCCTCAATTTTTTGAACTCAAAACGCTCTTCAGACCAAGTCATTGAAGAGATGTTAGATACCGCTCATTACGCCGACCAACTTAGCTTTGATACCGTCGCTGTGTATGAAAATCATTTTTCGAACTTTGGTGCCGTTGGCGCACCGTTGACGGTTGCGGGTTTTTTACTTGGTATGACTCAAAATCTCAAAGTGGGCTCTTTGAATCATGTCATCACCACTCATCACCCGGTCCGCGTTGCCGAAGAAGCTTGCTTGCTTGATCAAATGAGTGAAGGGCGGTTTGTATTTGGTTTTAGTGATAGTGAGAAAAGTGCGGATATGCGTTTCTTTAATCGTCCGACCGATGCGCAATTTCAGGTGTTTGATGCATGTTATGAAATCATCAATGATGCTTTTTCAACGGGTTATTGCCACCCAGACAACGATTTTTTCAGTTTTCCAAAGATTTCTGTAAATCCGCATGCTTATACCGAAGGTGGTCCCGCTCAGTTTGTGAATGCCACAAGTAAAGAAGTGGTCGAATGGGCAGCGAAGCGAGGTCTCGCTCTTGTGTTTAAGTGGGATGATTCCAATGCGCTGCGCCAAGAATACGCGATGCTCTACAACGATGTCGCAAACGAACACGGTGTGGATATTGCGAGCGTACGCCATAAGCTGACTCTTTTAGTCAACCAGAATCCTGATGGTGACAAAGCAAGAGCAGAAACGCATGAGTACTTAGCAGAGTATGTTCGCGAATCTTATCCAAATAGTGACTTCTCAACAAAAATGTCCGAATTGTTGTCTGAAAATGCAATTGGTACTTATGAAGAAAGTACCCAAGCAGCACGTATCGCAATCGAATGCTGTGGTGCTTCTGATGTATTGATGTCATTTGAGTCAATCGCAGACAAGACGCAGCAAAGAGCGGTCATCGATGTTGTGAATGCCAATATTGTGAAATACCACGCTTAA
- a CDS encoding long-chain-fatty-acid--CoA ligase, which produces MDVLSAVKQENIAASTEIDDLIFMGTPQQWSLQQQKQLTSRLVTEAYRHHYQNNEEYRHFCQSLGVTSDISDLNDIPVFPTSIFKLRTLLTIDDTEVENRFTSSGTSGIKSVVARDRLSIERLLGSVNFGMNYVGDWFDHQMELVNLGPDRFNANNIWFKYVMSLVELLYPTAFTVNEEEIDFEATLANMARIKEKGKTICLIGPPYFIYLLCHFIREQGQDFNGGSELYIITGGGWKKHQDQSLDRKAFNQLLLDTFGLDSVQQIRDTFNQVELNTCFFEDNEHKKRVPPWVFARALNPITLKPVPNGEPGLMSYMDASAVSYPCFLVTDDIGIVREEQGDRPGTTVEIVRRVNTRGLKGCALSLSQAITVKDVKE; this is translated from the coding sequence ATGGACGTACTTTCAGCGGTCAAGCAGGAAAACATCGCGGCAAGCACAGAAATCGATGACTTGATTTTTATGGGTACACCGCAGCAGTGGTCTTTGCAGCAACAAAAGCAATTGACATCCCGCCTCGTCACAGAGGCGTACCGACATCATTACCAGAATAACGAGGAATATCGCCATTTCTGTCAATCATTAGGCGTGACAAGCGATATCTCTGACCTTAATGATATTCCCGTTTTCCCAACTTCAATTTTTAAACTAAGAACGTTGCTTACGATTGATGACACTGAGGTTGAAAATCGATTCACAAGCAGTGGCACCAGTGGAATAAAAAGTGTGGTTGCTAGAGACCGGCTGAGCATAGAGCGCCTGCTTGGTTCGGTCAATTTCGGTATGAACTATGTCGGTGACTGGTTCGATCATCAAATGGAACTGGTCAACTTAGGCCCTGACCGTTTTAACGCCAATAATATTTGGTTTAAATACGTGATGAGCTTGGTGGAGCTGCTCTATCCGACGGCTTTTACGGTGAACGAAGAAGAAATCGATTTCGAAGCCACGTTAGCAAACATGGCGCGGATTAAAGAAAAGGGTAAGACAATCTGTCTTATTGGTCCTCCCTATTTTATCTACTTGCTTTGCCACTTCATACGTGAGCAAGGGCAAGATTTCAATGGTGGCAGCGAGCTTTACATTATTACCGGTGGGGGCTGGAAGAAGCACCAAGACCAATCACTCGATCGAAAGGCCTTTAATCAGCTTCTGCTGGATACTTTTGGCTTAGATAGCGTGCAGCAGATCCGAGATACCTTCAACCAAGTGGAGCTAAATACCTGCTTTTTTGAAGACAACGAACATAAAAAGAGAGTGCCTCCTTGGGTGTTCGCTAGAGCGTTGAACCCTATCACGCTTAAACCCGTGCCTAATGGAGAGCCTGGCCTAATGAGTTATATGGATGCATCGGCGGTGAGTTACCCTTGTTTTTTGGTCACTGATGATATCGGTATTGTGAGAGAAGAGCAGGGTGACAGGCCTGGCACAACGGTTGAGATCGTCAGACGAGTTAATACGAGAGGGCTAAAGGGATGCGCACTTAGCCTGTCTCAAGCTATTACAGTGAAGGACGTGAAGGAATAA
- a CDS encoding bifunctional diguanylate cyclase/phosphodiesterase, with product MIGLKKNIWTLYMTLFAISVGLFSLFGHYHYESTLDKYKDKQLLQLELFASSVDSLFKAQETLLEVVGHQLVEQNDFTRTASLQMRPLLDNLMHIHPAIAAFGLTNPKGDYLAISSNLDLQKLKNLNHNPQTRDTFQAALTSHHMVVGRTYFMPALNSLVIPIRKAIRDKQGEVVAVMTAGFKMNSSLVFRSDIHANEHNRVSLVREDGYLTFTSAEQATVSSYNHPADGHKKAIVFEQVDKKYGWNRDTVKSLSSAVNIVADDPRINQLVTLKYLPDYKLWASSSTDLRYIQSGFFEQFALYSLVFIFIQAGFYALVRSIANNELATREKLLYQAHHDHLTLLPNREYLRTHIGQWLGGASSPFSLMFIDIDNFKSVNDAHGHEFGDEVLKQIAQRLKTFEAEGRFIIREASDEFILLVNRVEDSSIKTLARDLIDYLSEPYIVKDNQFLLSCSIGIAFYPSHGNNLDTLLRSADIAMYQAKKERNTYSLFDQQMHATHLHKMRIEQRLRLAIERQSLFMVYQPQLNVNGDIYGVEALIRWQDEELGFVPPNEFIPLAESSGLMVRLGELIIEKSLVDMARLMATSSQPIQMSINISVKQFIQVNFVDNLLASIKKHGVDQNRVTLEITENLFIEDLDKFAPICERLHQLGFKISLDDFGTGYSSLSMLKALPIDEVKIDKSFVDNIEGDAKALNMVQNIIAIGKNFGMKVLAEGVETSQQRDQLAVCGCDLIQGYFYSKPLPFESLVEYAQQSSNEKAVVG from the coding sequence ATGATCGGATTAAAGAAGAACATTTGGACGCTATACATGACGCTTTTCGCAATTAGCGTCGGCTTGTTCTCTCTGTTTGGTCATTATCATTACGAATCCACGCTCGATAAATATAAAGACAAACAGCTCCTTCAGCTGGAGCTGTTTGCCTCGTCGGTTGATTCACTTTTCAAAGCACAAGAAACACTTCTCGAAGTCGTCGGTCATCAGCTTGTAGAGCAGAATGACTTCACCCGAACCGCCTCACTCCAGATGCGACCGTTGTTAGATAACCTTATGCACATCCACCCCGCGATTGCTGCATTTGGTTTAACTAACCCCAAAGGAGATTATCTTGCAATTAGCTCCAATCTCGATCTTCAGAAACTCAAGAACCTCAATCATAACCCGCAAACCAGAGACACGTTCCAGGCCGCTCTCACATCCCACCATATGGTCGTCGGGCGAACGTATTTTATGCCTGCGCTCAATTCATTGGTTATCCCGATTAGAAAGGCCATTCGCGACAAACAAGGTGAAGTTGTTGCGGTGATGACGGCTGGCTTCAAAATGAATTCATCCTTGGTATTTCGCAGTGACATTCATGCCAACGAGCACAATCGCGTTTCCTTAGTGCGTGAAGATGGTTATTTAACGTTCACATCAGCAGAACAAGCAACGGTTTCCAGCTACAATCACCCTGCCGATGGTCATAAAAAAGCGATCGTCTTTGAACAGGTAGATAAAAAGTATGGCTGGAACAGGGACACCGTCAAATCGCTATCTAGCGCGGTTAACATTGTCGCGGATGATCCTAGAATCAATCAATTGGTGACATTAAAGTATCTACCAGATTACAAACTTTGGGCGTCATCTTCTACCGATCTTAGATACATCCAAAGCGGGTTCTTCGAACAATTTGCACTGTACTCCCTCGTCTTTATCTTCATCCAGGCTGGCTTCTATGCGTTAGTTCGCTCAATTGCGAATAACGAATTAGCAACGCGAGAAAAGCTCTTATATCAAGCACATCATGACCACCTTACTCTATTGCCTAACCGTGAATACCTGCGTACTCACATTGGCCAATGGCTAGGGGGGGCTTCAAGTCCTTTTAGCCTTATGTTTATTGACATTGATAACTTTAAATCGGTAAATGACGCGCATGGCCATGAGTTTGGTGATGAAGTGCTCAAACAAATCGCTCAGCGCCTAAAGACGTTTGAAGCTGAAGGGCGATTTATCATCCGAGAAGCCAGCGACGAATTTATTCTTCTTGTGAATCGCGTTGAGGATAGCAGCATAAAAACACTCGCTCGCGACCTCATTGATTATTTATCGGAACCTTACATTGTCAAAGACAATCAATTCTTACTCAGCTGCAGTATCGGTATTGCTTTTTATCCATCACATGGTAACAACCTAGATACGTTACTTCGATCTGCCGATATTGCGATGTACCAAGCGAAGAAAGAGCGCAATACTTACAGCTTGTTTGATCAACAAATGCATGCGACGCATTTACACAAAATGCGCATCGAGCAACGTTTAAGGCTAGCAATTGAAAGACAAAGTCTATTTATGGTTTATCAGCCTCAACTGAACGTAAACGGTGACATTTATGGCGTAGAAGCGTTGATTCGCTGGCAAGATGAAGAGCTTGGATTTGTACCTCCTAACGAATTTATTCCTTTAGCCGAAAGCTCAGGCTTAATGGTACGCCTTGGCGAGTTGATCATAGAGAAAAGCCTTGTTGATATGGCAAGGCTGATGGCAACTTCAAGTCAACCGATTCAAATGTCCATCAACATCTCAGTAAAACAATTTATTCAAGTTAACTTTGTCGATAACCTCTTGGCATCGATTAAAAAGCATGGCGTCGACCAAAATCGGGTTACGTTGGAAATCACTGAAAACTTATTCATTGAAGATTTAGATAAGTTCGCACCTATTTGTGAGCGCTTGCACCAACTAGGTTTCAAAATTTCTCTGGACGACTTCGGTACGGGTTATTCTTCTTTAAGCATGCTAAAAGCACTACCCATTGATGAAGTAAAGATTGACAAGAGCTTTGTCGACAACATCGAAGGTGATGCTAAAGCCCTCAACATGGTGCAAAATATCATCGCTATCGGTAAAAACTTTGGTATGAAGGTATTAGCAGAAGGCGTTGAAACCAGCCAACAACGAGATCAGCTTGCTGTTTGTGGCTGTGACCTAATCCAAGGGTATTTCTACTCCAAGCCACTGCCTTTTGAATCCTTAGTTGAATATGCCCAACAAAGCAGCAATGAAAAAGCCGTCGTTGGTTAA